The Triticum aestivum cultivar Chinese Spring chromosome 7B, IWGSC CS RefSeq v2.1, whole genome shotgun sequence genome window below encodes:
- the LOC123163186 gene encoding uncharacterized protein: MPRRKVPMRLIEKARARAETHARRTKGLQKKASELATLCAVPVALVCSAGAGDPPLVWESEEGVLERYQRAVPAETRARHTHRCYMETELGKERAKLARTRHGCPGALADWDAALNDMTLEEARGLLETIDTALRATGDRMEALGIPADGGHGPLQGSSHDALMPQKLGHGSGNPVDMDAAGFQQLQMVPFHAGNNEGLLEQFSWDDPFQTEPGCGGFQSVSGNYSAGGDEMLALGLANADYKYSGGCDEMLAPGITNADYNYWAGGDKMLAPGAGGDELLALGLANADCNYSGGSDEMLTPGFANADGNYSGGGDKMLAPGFANADCNYSSGGGDEMLAPGFGNVDYDLTDLTMWAADELCDAVKPLGCYPDFADGILPPEYSAQVVTGGDYVNTPPSGGYGYPMGTGMGDNFTHLDSNYTAHWQFQRFDTSSLLLGEMQS, from the coding sequence ATGCCGCGCCGCAAGGTCCCCATGAGGCTCATCGAGAAGGCGCGGGCGCGCGCCGAGACCCACGCCAGGAGGACCAAGGGGCTGCAGAAGAAGGCGTCGGAGCTCGCCACGCTCTGCGCGGTCCCGGTCGCGCTCGTCTGCTCCGCCGGCGCGGGGGATCCGCCGCTCGTGTGGGAGTCGGAGGAGGGAGTGCTCGAGAGGTACCAGCGCGCCGTCCCGGCCGAGACCCGCGCGCGGCACACGCACCGGTGCTACATGGAGACGGAGCTGGGTAAGGAGAGGGCCAAGCTCGCCCGGACGCGGCACGGCTGCCCCGGCGCGCTCGCAGACTGGGACGCCGCGCTCAACGACATGACGCTGGAGGAGGCGCGCGGGCTGCTCGAGACCATCGACACGGCGCTGCGGGCCACGGGAGATAGAATGGAGGCGCTGGGCATACCTGCCGACGGCGGCCACGGCCCGCTCCAGGGTTCTTCCCACGACGCCCTCATGCCGCAGAAGCTCGGGCACGGTAGCGGCAACCCCGTGGACATGGACGCCGCCGGCTTCCAGCAGCTGCAGATGGTGCCGTTCCACGCTGGGAACAACGAGGGCCTACTCGAGCAATTCTCATGGGACGACCCCTTCCAGACGGAGCCAGGGTGCGGCGGCTTCCAATCTGTCAGCGGCAACTACTCGGCCGGCGGCGACGAGATGCTCGCGCTAGGCCTCGCCAATGCCGACTATAAGTACTCGGGTGGCTGCGACGAGATGCTTGCGCCGGGCATCACCAATGCTGACTACAACTACTGGGCCGGCGGCGACAAGATGCTCGCGCCGGGGGCCGGCGGCGACGAGTTGCTCGCGCTAGGCCTTGCCAATGCTGACTGCAACTACTCGGGCGGCAGCGACGAGATGCTCACGCCGGGCTTCGCCAATGCTGACGGCAACTactcgggcggcggcgacaagaTGCTCGCTCCGGGCTTCGCAAATGCTGACTGCAACTactcgagcggcggcggcgacgagatgCTCGCGCCTGGCTTTGGCAATGTTGACTACGACTTGACTGATCTGACCATGTGGGCAGCCGACGAGTTGTGTGATGCAGTCAAGCCACTTGGGTGCTACCCTGACTTCGCCGACGGTATTCTACCGCCCGAGTACTCAGCTCAGGTCGTCACCGGCGGGGACTACGTCAACACACCACCATCTGGCGGGTACGGGTACCCCATGGGCACGGGCATGGGCGACAACTTCACTCATCTCGACAGCAACTACACGGCGCACTGGCAGTTCCAGCGCTTCGACACAAGCAGTCTGCTACTAGGGGAAATGCAGTCGTAG